In one bacterium genomic region, the following are encoded:
- a CDS encoding nuclear transport factor 2 family protein, giving the protein MAAIQGASRAFSAAYCQGDTAAIRTLYTVDAVLLPPGRELVGADKAASWFAPRAGRENLTHQMKSSRIDLRGDLAVDTGTWHNSWRQGDGETQSASGGYLVVWERDFDGRWRIAYDMWQRPVE; this is encoded by the coding sequence TTGGCCGCCATTCAGGGCGCGAGCCGGGCCTTTTCGGCGGCGTACTGCCAGGGCGACACGGCCGCGATCCGGACGCTGTATACTGTGGACGCCGTGCTGCTGCCGCCCGGCCGCGAGCTGGTGGGGGCCGACAAGGCGGCCAGCTGGTTCGCGCCGCGCGCGGGCCGCGAGAACCTGACCCACCAGATGAAGTCGAGCCGGATCGACCTGCGCGGCGACCTCGCCGTGGACACGGGCACCTGGCACAACAGCTGGCGGCAGGGCGACGGAGAGACGCAATCGGCGTCGGGCGGGTACCTGGTGGTCTGGGAGCGGGACTTCGACGGGCGGTGGCGGATCGCGTACGACATGTGGCAGAGGCCGGTGGAGTAG